A stretch of the Neodiprion lecontei isolate iyNeoLeco1 chromosome 4, iyNeoLeco1.1, whole genome shotgun sequence genome encodes the following:
- the LOC124294173 gene encoding uncharacterized protein LOC124294173, translating into MSDDNTETSAQAATRLCKGCKKDVKSPICCYKCLGYFHPSCAQATKVTKANGRPAARCKFCTAQAAATYSTPAAPFSVDTAGTVTPLPEVGTPASLLVPPTGSPSLETLLAAIEASSKQSLAINAKLDKLVTLPDKVGELSTKVKGLEENSHSRARESAELLAKIDGLTLLPAKLESLTSKFDQLSISTTEMFSSLTAKVEDLTNKNALLSTRIDNLEDTSKSQAAEITRLVTSNTELKLCNTNLTDRLASLERNSLNSDLIISAVPELEGEDLLATFGALTTQLSVDVPLTDVLEIGRIKSTLDSNKPRLILCKLRSVQCRNRLLAAKRAKGPIYANQLGLPHDQPRTPIFINEHLPPTLSKFLGKVRAYAKERGYRFIWTRNGLVYVKRDASSDHILIKSEADLQLLSHRT; encoded by the coding sequence ATGTCCGACGACAATACCGAGACTTCTGCACAGGCAGCAACAAGATTATGCAAAGGATGCAAAAAGGATGTCAAATCACCTATCTGTTGCTACAAATGCCTTGGTTATTTCCATCCCAGTTGCGCCCAAGCGACGAAAGTTACAAAGGCCAATGGTAGACCGGCTGCAAGATGCAAGTTTTGCACGGCCCAAGCTGCTGCCACATACTCAACACCGGCTGCTCCCTTCTCCGTCGATACCGCTGGAACTGTTACTCCTCTGCCTGAGGTTGGCACACCTGCATCGCTTCTAGTTCCTCCCACAGGTTCGCCTTCGCTCGAAACGCTCCTTGCAGCTATTGAAGCCTCTTCGAAGCAGTCGTTAGCTATCAATGCAAAACTTGACAAATTGGTAACCTTGCCTGATAAGGTTGGTGAACTTTCTACTAAAGTGAAAGGTTTAGAGGAAAATTCGCACTCCCGTGCTCGAGAGTCCGCAGAGCTCTTGGCTAAAATCGATGGTCTGACCTTGCTGCCAGCTAAATTAGAATCGTTGACATCCAAGTTTGATCAGCTCTCAATATCCACAACGGAGATGTTCAGCAGCCTCACGGCAAAAGTAGAGGATCTCACCAACAAAAATGCACTTCTCAGTACTCGTATCGACAACCTCGAGGATACCAGTAAATCACAGGCGGCTGAGATCACCCGTCTTGTGACATCAAATACCGAGTTAAAATTGTGCAACACAAATCTGACGGACAGGCTGGCGTCTCTGGAGCGAAACTCTTTAAACAGCGACTTAATTATCTCTGCAGTTCCCGAGCTAGAAGGCGAGGATCTCTTGGCTACATTTGGCGCCCTTACAACCCAACTCTCTGTTGACGTGCCGCTTACCGATGTTCTGGAGATTGGGCGCATCAAAAGCACATTGGATTCCAACAAGCCTCGATTGATTCTATGCAAACTGAGATCCGTCCAATGTCGGAATCGCCTACTTGCCGCCAAAAGAGCTAAAGGCCCCATTTATGCAAATCAGCTTGGCTTGCCGCACGATCAGCCCCGGACTCCTATTTTCATCAACGAGCATCTGCCCCCTACTCTTTCCAAATTTCTAGGAAAGGTGAGAGCCTATGCCAAGGAGAGAGGCTATCGCTTCATCTGGACCCGAAATGGATTAGTATACGTCAAGCGGGATGCGTCCTCTGATCACATCCTGATAAAATCTGAGGCCGATCTTCAACTACTCTCGCATCGTACTTGA